In the genome of Bradyrhizobium sp. CB3481, the window TAATCTTCCTGCAGGGTCGCGATCATATCAGAGCGCAGCACCCGCATGATCCCCGGCCATTCCGCGAGCGCCAGCGTCAGCGCCGGCAACACCATGAAGCGTAGGTTTGCGGCCGGATCTTCTGCAAACGGGACGTAGCCCGTTGCGGGCAGCCAGCGCAGTTCCACCGCAAACAGATAGATCAGCAGGATCGCGGACAGGAAAGCCGGCACCGAAAGCATGGCAAAGGCGCTGCCGGTCATGAAGCGGTCAAACCCGCTGCCGCTGCGGGCGGCGCAGACGATCGCCAGGGGAACGCCGATGACGAGGCCGATGATTTCGGCCAGAAGCATCAGCTCGATCGACACCGGCAGCCGTTCGGTCACGGCCTGCAGCACGGTTTGCCCGGTGCGGAACGATCGGCCGAAGTCGCCCTGCAGGATGTTGGCGAGCCAGCCGAAGTAACGGACATAAATCGGCTGATCGAGCCCCATGTCCTTGCGAAGAGCAGCAACGTTCTCCGGCGTCGCCTGATCGCCAAGTATCACATAGGCGAGATCGCCCGGCAGCAGCGAAGCGATGAAGAACGTCAACAGCGATACGGCGATCAGCACCGGTACGAGGTACAGAAGCCTACGCGCAACAAACAACAGCATGGAAGATTATTCCAGCCAGGTGTCCGATACGTCGATTACTCCGTGGTAGATCTTGGGCAGGCCCTTCAGTTTGGAGGTAGCGATCGCATAATAGGTATTCTGGAAGGTCCAGAACCATATCGCCTCCTTGTTCACGATGCGGCTGACCGCGCAATAGTCCTCGATCCGCTTCTGCAGATCGGCCGTGACTCGTGCACGATCCAGTAGCCGGTCGAGCTCCGGATTGGAATAGTTTGCAAGCGCGACCGGACTGCCGGTACGGAAATTGGCGTACATCTGCGGATCGGGATCGGCGAGATCGACGATCCGCCACCCTATGACCTGAAACTGGCGCATGAAGGCGCGTGGCGGGAACGTGGCCTGATCGATCTGCTCGATCTCCGCATTGGCCCCTGCCCGTTTCCAGAACTGCTGGAGCACCTGACCGATGGCGCGGCCGCGCGGCGTCGCGGTAACCAGAAACTTGAACTCGACCGGCTTGCCATAGTCCTTGATCAGCGCCTTTGCTTTCTCAAGGTCTTCGGGAAGCGCACCGTCGTCCTTGCACTTGACCCAGGAACCGTCGCCGTAAGGATTGCTGGCGGGTCGTGCGAGGCCATTGGTGATCGCCTGCGACATCTTCTTGCGGTCGAGTGCCATCACCAATGCCTGCCGCACGCGGACATCATCGAACGGTGCGACCTTAGTGTTGATGGCGTAAACCTGCGCGCCGGAGCCGGCGTAGGTGTGCACCTTCATCTTCGGGTCTTTCTGCGCCTTCATGACGTTGTCGGGGTCGTATTCATCAGCCCAGACGATGTCGGCTTCGCCCGACTGCAGGCTGGCAAAGCGCGACTGCGCATCCGGCAACGGCTTCAACACGATGCGGTCGAGATAGGGATGACCCTTGTTCCAATAATCCGGATTCTTTTCCAGCACCATGCGGTCGCCCGCGGCCCATGACTTCAGAATAAAGGGACCGGTGCCGACTGGGTTGCGGTTATAGTCGTCGCCCTTGGTCTTCCACGCCGTCGGCGAGTGGACAACGTTGTTTGAACTTTGAATGG includes:
- a CDS encoding ABC transporter permease, giving the protein MLLFVARRLLYLVPVLIAVSLLTFFIASLLPGDLAYVILGDQATPENVAALRKDMGLDQPIYVRYFGWLANILQGDFGRSFRTGQTVLQAVTERLPVSIELMLLAEIIGLVIGVPLAIVCAARSGSGFDRFMTGSAFAMLSVPAFLSAILLIYLFAVELRWLPATGYVPFAEDPAANLRFMVLPALTLALAEWPGIMRVLRSDMIATLQEDYIALAKAKGLKASRILFVHALKPSSLTLVTITGINIGRLIGGTVIVETIFALPGIGRLLVGAIYTRDLIILQGVVLIVAAGFVIMNFIVDLLYAVLDPRIRHGHA
- a CDS encoding ABC transporter substrate-binding protein; the encoded protein is MKAAIRSSALARIFLVAGFGVALSAMPAGAQKAGGSITVGLELDIPGFDPLKVGVYDTSAETAAAAIFDTLVALDDNGKPVPKLALSWTHSDDYKTWTFKLRPGVKFHDGTPFNAQAVKENFDRQKDPANKCRCAFYIAYVNNVQAPDELTVVYNLNDPQVNQPALMTIQSSNNVVHSPTAWKTKGDDYNRNPVGTGPFILKSWAAGDRMVLEKNPDYWNKGHPYLDRIVLKPLPDAQSRFASLQSGEADIVWADEYDPDNVMKAQKDPKMKVHTYAGSGAQVYAINTKVAPFDDVRVRQALVMALDRKKMSQAITNGLARPASNPYGDGSWVKCKDDGALPEDLEKAKALIKDYGKPVEFKFLVTATPRGRAIGQVLQQFWKRAGANAEIEQIDQATFPPRAFMRQFQVIGWRIVDLADPDPQMYANFRTGSPVALANYSNPELDRLLDRARVTADLQKRIEDYCAVSRIVNKEAIWFWTFQNTYYAIATSKLKGLPKIYHGVIDVSDTWLE